A window of uncultured Litoreibacter sp. contains these coding sequences:
- a CDS encoding iron-sulfur cluster assembly accessory protein gives MDLALPPKVTDRAFARLAEIGAGDEGQALRVAVEGGGCSGFQYEIKLDAPADDDLVLEQKGQKVVVDSVSLPFLENAVIDFTEELIGARFVIDNPNATSSCGCGTSFSM, from the coding sequence ATGGACCTCGCCCTGCCCCCAAAAGTGACCGACCGCGCCTTCGCGCGCCTTGCCGAGATTGGTGCAGGTGACGAAGGCCAAGCGCTGCGCGTCGCTGTCGAAGGCGGCGGATGTTCGGGGTTTCAGTATGAAATCAAGCTCGACGCGCCGGCCGATGACGATCTGGTGCTGGAACAAAAAGGCCAGAAAGTCGTGGTCGACAGCGTGTCGCTGCCGTTTTTGGAAAATGCGGTGATCGACTTCACCGAAGAGCTGATAGGCGCCCGGTTTGTCATCGACAACCCGAACGCCACCTCGTCCTGCGGCTGCGGGACGTCTTTTTCGATGTAG
- a CDS encoding MoxR family ATPase: MKFTGTDTYVATDDLTVAVNASVALQRPLLVKGEPGTGKTELALQVSAALGLEMIEWHVKSTTKAQQGLYEYDAVSRLRDSQLGDEKVHDVKNYIRKGKLWQAFEASERKVLLIDEVDKADIEFPNDLLQELDRMEFHVYETGETITAKQRPIVIITSNNEKELPDAFLRRCFFHYIKFPDAETLKKIVEVHHPGIKPALLNAALTEFFEIRETPGLKKKPSTSEVLDWLKLLLAEDLDPSDLKRDGANALPKLHGALLKNEQDVHLFERLAFMARAQR; this comes from the coding sequence ATGAAATTTACTGGAACTGACACATACGTGGCCACGGATGACCTGACGGTGGCCGTAAACGCATCTGTCGCGCTGCAGCGCCCGCTTTTGGTCAAGGGTGAGCCCGGCACCGGAAAGACCGAGCTGGCGCTCCAGGTCTCGGCCGCGCTGGGGCTGGAGATGATCGAATGGCATGTCAAATCCACCACGAAAGCGCAGCAGGGTCTGTATGAGTACGACGCGGTATCGCGGCTGCGCGACAGCCAGCTGGGCGACGAGAAGGTGCATGACGTCAAGAACTACATCCGCAAAGGCAAGCTGTGGCAGGCCTTTGAGGCCTCCGAGCGCAAGGTCTTGCTGATTGACGAGGTCGACAAGGCCGATATCGAATTCCCCAACGACCTGCTGCAGGAGCTCGACCGGATGGAGTTCCATGTCTACGAGACCGGCGAGACGATCACGGCCAAACAGCGACCCATCGTGATCATCACCTCCAACAATGAAAAAGAGCTGCCGGACGCGTTTCTGCGCCGCTGCTTCTTCCATTACATCAAATTCCCGGATGCCGAGACCCTGAAGAAGATTGTCGAGGTGCATCATCCGGGCATCAAACCGGCGCTTCTGAACGCCGCGCTGACCGAGTTTTTTGAGATACGCGAGACGCCGGGATTGAAGAAGAAGCCTTCAACATCCGAGGTGCTGGACTGGTTGAAACTTCTGCTGGCAGAGGACCTTGATCCCTCAGACCTGAAACGTGACGGCGCGAATGCGCTGCCCAAGCTGCATGGGGCATTGCTGAAGAACGAGCAGGACGTGCATCTGTTCGAACGGCTTGCCTTCATGGCGCGGGCCCAGAGGTAG
- a CDS encoding GNAT family N-acetyltransferase, producing the protein MGELTIRLLEAADRDAWGVLWTAYLDFYDSTVPQTVYDTYFGRLLGDDPQDYHGLIALYDGQPVGLTHYLFHRHGWSVENVCYLQDLYVDPGVRGTGAGRALMEAVYAAADEAGAPGVYWLTQDFNETARKLYDRIGEKTPFIKYKRV; encoded by the coding sequence GTGGGTGAATTGACGATCAGACTGCTCGAGGCGGCGGACAGGGACGCGTGGGGCGTTCTGTGGACGGCCTATCTCGATTTCTACGACTCCACGGTCCCGCAAACCGTTTACGACACCTATTTCGGCCGCCTTCTTGGCGACGATCCGCAGGACTACCACGGGTTGATCGCGCTCTATGACGGCCAACCGGTCGGGCTTACCCATTACCTGTTTCACCGCCACGGCTGGTCCGTCGAAAATGTCTGCTATCTACAGGATCTCTATGTCGATCCAGGCGTTCGCGGCACCGGCGCGGGACGTGCATTGATGGAGGCGGTCTACGCCGCCGCCGATGAAGCAGGCGCCCCGGGCGTGTACTGGCTGACGCAGGACTTCAACGAAACGGCCCGAAAACTCTACGATCGCATTGGCGAAAAAACCCCCTTTATCAAATACAAACGAGTATAA
- a CDS encoding LysE family translocator, giving the protein MLSFAAAVFLLIITPGPGVLSLAGVGAAYGFRAGLRYFMGLFIGTNLVGLAVVTGLAALILANPVIRTVLMAASTGYLLYMAFKIATAGSKIGFTAATRQPGIRDGLMLQAINPKAYVVNTTLFSGFAFLPGAYALEVTLKFIIMNVIWCALHFLWLWVGARIKAMNLAHRTQRAINIFMACAMLAVVGLALWTSLNA; this is encoded by the coding sequence ATGCTGAGTTTCGCCGCTGCCGTCTTCTTGTTGATCATCACCCCTGGTCCGGGCGTGCTGTCGCTGGCGGGCGTCGGCGCGGCCTACGGGTTTCGCGCGGGGCTGCGCTACTTCATGGGGCTGTTCATCGGCACCAATCTGGTGGGGTTGGCGGTGGTCACCGGGCTTGCGGCGTTGATCCTGGCCAATCCGGTGATCCGCACGGTGCTGATGGCGGCCTCGACCGGGTATCTGCTGTACATGGCCTTCAAGATTGCCACGGCGGGCAGCAAGATCGGCTTCACCGCCGCAACCCGACAGCCGGGCATTCGCGACGGGCTGATGCTGCAGGCGATCAATCCGAAGGCCTATGTGGTCAACACCACGCTGTTTTCGGGCTTTGCCTTCCTGCCGGGCGCCTATGCTTTGGAAGTCACGCTGAAATTCATCATCATGAATGTCATCTGGTGCGCGCTGCATTTCCTGTGGCTGTGGGTCGGTGCTCGCATCAAGGCGATGAACCTTGCCCATCGCACCCAACGCGCCATCAACATCTTCATGGCCTGCGCGATGCTCGCGGTCGTGGGGCTGGCCCTGTGGACGTCGCTGAACGCGTAG
- a CDS encoding VWA domain-containing protein has translation MFLRFFENLRSAKVPVSLREYLSFLEGLRAGLVTYDMDGFYYFARAVMVKDERHLDRFDRAFAATFEGLEHIDTAEMLEAVDIPEEWIRKLAEKHLSEEERAEIEALGGFDKLMETLKERLKEQEKRHQGGSKWIGTAGTSPFGAYGYNPEGVRIGQHESRHQRAVKVWDKREFRDLDGTTELGTRNIKVALKRLRKWARDGAADELDLSGTIRATAENGYLDVKTRPERRNAVKVLLFLDVGGSMDPHVKVVEELFSAAKTEFKHLKHYYFHNCLYEGVWTDNKRRWSEQTETHELLRTYGPDYKCIFVGDASMSPYEIAYPGGANEHWNAETGEVWLGRARDQWQSNLWINPLDERYWRHTQSTQMIQQIFGADRMVPMTLDGIERGMKLLTR, from the coding sequence ATGTTTCTGCGGTTTTTCGAAAATCTGCGATCCGCCAAAGTCCCCGTTTCCTTGCGCGAATACCTGTCCTTTCTGGAAGGGCTGCGCGCCGGATTGGTGACCTACGACATGGACGGGTTCTACTACTTCGCCCGCGCCGTGATGGTGAAGGATGAACGCCACCTCGACCGGTTCGACCGCGCCTTCGCCGCCACCTTCGAGGGGCTGGAACATATCGACACCGCCGAAATGCTGGAAGCCGTCGACATCCCCGAGGAATGGATCCGCAAATTGGCCGAGAAGCACCTCAGCGAGGAGGAGCGCGCCGAAATTGAAGCGCTGGGCGGCTTCGACAAGCTGATGGAGACGCTGAAAGAACGCCTGAAAGAACAGGAAAAGCGCCATCAAGGCGGTTCCAAATGGATCGGCACCGCCGGTACGAGCCCGTTCGGTGCCTATGGATACAACCCCGAAGGCGTGCGCATCGGCCAGCATGAATCGCGCCACCAGCGGGCGGTCAAGGTTTGGGACAAGCGCGAATTCCGCGATTTGGATGGCACCACCGAGCTTGGCACCCGCAACATCAAGGTGGCCCTGAAACGCCTGCGCAAATGGGCCCGTGACGGCGCGGCAGACGAGCTGGACCTCAGCGGCACCATCCGCGCCACGGCGGAAAACGGCTATCTGGACGTCAAAACGCGGCCTGAACGGCGCAACGCCGTCAAAGTGCTGCTGTTTCTGGATGTGGGCGGCTCGATGGACCCGCATGTCAAAGTGGTGGAAGAGCTGTTCTCGGCCGCCAAGACCGAGTTCAAACATCTCAAACATTACTACTTCCACAATTGCCTTTACGAAGGCGTGTGGACGGACAACAAACGCCGCTGGTCTGAGCAAACGGAAACACATGAACTGCTGCGCACCTATGGGCCGGATTACAAATGCATTTTCGTGGGCGACGCGTCGATGTCACCCTATGAGATCGCCTATCCCGGCGGCGCGAATGAGCATTGGAACGCGGAAACCGGCGAGGTCTGGCTGGGCCGCGCCCGCGACCAGTGGCAGTCCAACCTCTGGATCAACCCGCTGGACGAACGCTACTGGCGCCACACCCAATCGACGCAGATGATCCAACAGATTTTTGGCGCGGACCGCATGGTCCCGATGACGTTGGACGGCATCGAGCGCGGCATGAAACTGCTCACCAGATAA
- the dksA gene encoding RNA polymerase-binding protein DksA — MKAEVFLPDDYRPAEDEPFMNERQTEYFRRKLTDWRQSILDETNSTIEGMQEGTRNIPDIADRASEETDRALELRTRDRQRKVISKIDAALRRIDEGEYGYCDDTGEPISLKRLDARPIATLSLEAQERHERREKVHRDD, encoded by the coding sequence ATGAAAGCTGAAGTGTTTTTGCCGGATGATTACCGTCCTGCCGAGGATGAGCCGTTCATGAACGAGCGCCAGACCGAATATTTTCGTCGCAAGCTGACCGATTGGCGGCAGTCCATCCTGGATGAGACCAACTCCACCATCGAAGGCATGCAGGAAGGCACCCGTAACATTCCCGACATTGCAGACCGTGCCTCGGAAGAAACCGACCGCGCGCTGGAATTGCGCACCCGGGACCGTCAACGCAAGGTGATCTCCAAGATTGATGCCGCGCTGCGCCGCATTGACGAAGGCGAATACGGCTATTGCGACGATACTGGGGAGCCGATTTCGCTGAAGCGTCTGGATGCCCGCCCCATTGCCACCCTGAGCCTTGAGGCGCAGGAACGCCACGAACGCCGCGAGAAAGTCCACCGCGACGACTAA
- a CDS encoding DUF2927 domain-containing protein, producing the protein MKPILPTAALGLSFLLAACAPTSVTEVAQRAATTSNLPPMKSFAARRGKPVLKSNAEIARDFIDLSFQMESGRQLPFLTKFQGPIKVAVSSGAPANLENDLAQLMSRLRNEAGIDISRARSGESAQIIIEAIPRKKLQKAVPQAACFVVPNVSGWAEFKKNRARGVTDWTKLTTRKRATVIIPSDVSPQEVRDCLHEEVAQALGPLNDLYRLPDSIFNDDNFHTVLTGFDMLILRAYYSPEMRNGMNRAQARAALPGLLARLNPRGARTGMRAASATPQEWNRIIAASLAPRATPSKRANLAAQAVNIAKNQGWRDNRLAFSLFVQGRVTLGQKPQLAIESFVQSGEIYKSLYGASVQAAHVSTQLAAFALSSAQYGTAIQIANEAIPAAQAGENAALLATLLMIKAQALEKTNRDAEAQATRLDALAWGRYGFGSDRNVRARLNEIRALTPRRG; encoded by the coding sequence ATGAAACCGATTCTGCCGACAGCAGCGCTGGGACTGAGCTTCCTCCTTGCAGCCTGCGCCCCGACCTCCGTCACGGAGGTCGCGCAACGCGCGGCGACCACGTCCAACCTGCCGCCCATGAAGAGCTTTGCCGCCAGGCGCGGCAAGCCTGTCCTAAAGTCAAACGCAGAAATTGCGCGTGATTTCATAGACTTGTCCTTCCAGATGGAAAGCGGGCGGCAGCTTCCCTTCCTCACAAAATTTCAGGGACCGATCAAAGTAGCGGTCTCCAGCGGGGCGCCGGCAAACCTGGAAAACGACCTCGCACAGCTGATGTCGCGGCTGCGCAACGAGGCGGGGATCGACATCTCCCGCGCCCGCAGCGGTGAAAGCGCGCAGATCATCATCGAAGCGATCCCGCGCAAAAAGCTACAAAAAGCGGTCCCGCAAGCGGCCTGTTTCGTGGTGCCAAACGTGTCGGGCTGGGCCGAATTCAAGAAGAACCGTGCCCGCGGGGTCACAGACTGGACCAAGCTGACCACGCGCAAGCGCGCCACGGTGATCATCCCGTCCGACGTCTCCCCGCAAGAAGTGCGCGACTGCCTGCATGAGGAAGTGGCCCAGGCGCTCGGGCCTCTCAATGACCTCTACCGTTTGCCGGATTCGATCTTCAATGACGACAATTTTCACACCGTCCTGACCGGCTTCGACATGCTGATCCTGCGCGCCTACTATTCGCCCGAGATGCGCAACGGCATGAACCGCGCCCAAGCGCGCGCCGCTCTGCCCGGTCTTTTGGCCCGGCTGAACCCGCGCGGCGCCCGGACCGGCATGCGCGCAGCATCTGCGACGCCGCAGGAATGGAACCGCATCATCGCCGCCTCACTGGCACCGCGCGCGACCCCGTCCAAACGTGCAAATCTGGCAGCCCAGGCCGTCAACATCGCCAAAAACCAAGGGTGGCGCGACAACCGGCTGGCGTTCTCCCTCTTCGTGCAGGGCCGGGTCACCTTGGGCCAAAAGCCGCAACTGGCCATCGAAAGCTTCGTGCAATCGGGTGAGATTTACAAAAGCCTGTACGGCGCGTCGGTTCAGGCCGCGCATGTCTCCACCCAATTGGCCGCTTTCGCGCTGTCATCGGCGCAATATGGCACAGCCATCCAAATCGCGAATGAGGCCATTCCCGCCGCCCAAGCCGGCGAAAACGCCGCGCTTTTGGCGACGCTATTGATGATCAAGGCGCAAGCCCTGGAAAAGACCAACCGCGACGCAGAGGCGCAGGCCACCCGGCTGGACGCGCTGGCCTGGGGGCGGTATGGGTTCGGCTCTGACCGCAACGTGCGCGCCCGGCTGAACGAAATTCGGGCGCTGACACCCAGACGAGGGTAA
- the xth gene encoding exodeoxyribonuclease III, translated as MKIATFNINGIKARINALPVWLDEARPDVAVLQEIKSVDEAFPREVFEERGYNVETHGQKSFNGVAILSKLPLEDVRRGLPGDDEDEQARWIEALVMGETRPIRICGLYLPNGNPAPGPKYDYKLAWMERMYVRAQELLAEEIPAMMAGDYNIIPQPEDAKRPDAWQDDALFRPESRAAFRKILNLGFTDAFRARNQLPEQFSFWDYQAGAWNRNDGIRIDHLLLSPQAADCLTECKIDFEIRGREKPSDHVPVWVELDL; from the coding sequence ATGAAAATCGCCACATTCAACATCAACGGCATCAAGGCCCGCATCAACGCCCTGCCCGTCTGGCTGGACGAGGCGCGACCTGACGTGGCGGTGCTGCAAGAGATCAAATCGGTGGATGAGGCCTTCCCCCGCGAGGTTTTTGAAGAGCGCGGCTACAACGTCGAAACCCATGGGCAAAAGTCGTTCAACGGCGTGGCCATTCTGTCCAAATTGCCGCTGGAAGACGTGCGGCGCGGCCTGCCAGGCGACGACGAGGACGAACAGGCCCGCTGGATCGAAGCGCTGGTGATGGGCGAGACCCGTCCGATACGCATTTGCGGGCTGTATTTGCCCAACGGCAACCCGGCACCGGGGCCGAAATACGACTACAAGCTAGCCTGGATGGAGCGGATGTACGTCCGCGCGCAAGAGCTTTTGGCTGAAGAAATCCCTGCCATGATGGCGGGCGATTACAACATTATCCCCCAGCCCGAGGACGCCAAGCGGCCCGACGCCTGGCAAGACGACGCCTTGTTCCGGCCAGAGAGCCGCGCCGCCTTTCGCAAGATCCTGAATTTGGGCTTCACCGACGCCTTCCGCGCGCGCAACCAGCTGCCGGAGCAGTTCTCCTTTTGGGATTACCAAGCCGGTGCGTGGAACCGCAATGACGGTATCCGGATCGACCACCTGCTGCTATCGCCGCAGGCGGCGGATTGTCTAACCGAGTGCAAGATTGATTTCGAGATACGCGGGCGGGAGAAACCATCAGACCACGTGCCGGTCTGGGTGGAGCTCGACTTGTAA
- a CDS encoding RSP_2648 family PIN domain-containing protein, whose product MRVCLDACVLFPTVLREVLTGVAALGLYQPIWSERILEEWARATVKLGPGAETQARGEIAVLKAHFPNASAQPRAGDMARLHLPDEDDIHVLASAIAGSADVIVTLNAKDFPRQTLAFEGVKRLSPDEFLMDRWMEAPAAVEQVVKDVHGVAVQMMGEDIALRALMKRARLPRLGKALA is encoded by the coding sequence ATGCGCGTCTGTCTGGACGCTTGCGTGCTGTTTCCGACAGTGCTCAGGGAGGTGCTGACCGGTGTCGCGGCGCTGGGATTGTACCAGCCGATCTGGTCCGAGCGCATCTTGGAGGAATGGGCGCGCGCAACAGTGAAGCTTGGGCCGGGCGCGGAAACTCAGGCGCGGGGGGAGATCGCGGTGCTGAAGGCGCATTTCCCGAATGCGTCTGCGCAGCCCCGGGCGGGGGACATGGCGCGGCTGCATCTGCCCGATGAAGATGACATCCATGTGCTGGCCTCGGCCATTGCGGGCTCGGCGGATGTGATCGTGACGCTGAACGCGAAGGACTTCCCGCGCCAGACATTGGCGTTTGAAGGGGTCAAACGCCTCAGCCCCGACGAATTTCTGATGGACCGGTGGATGGAAGCGCCTGCGGCGGTCGAACAAGTGGTGAAGGACGTGCATGGTGTGGCGGTGCAGATGATGGGCGAAGACATCGCCCTGCGCGCGCTGATGAAACGGGCGCGGCTGCCGCGTTTGGGCAAGGCGCTCGCCTAG
- the argS gene encoding arginine--tRNA ligase, translating to MNLFSDIRALVIAALDTMVAEGVLPEGLDFANVAVEPPRDAAHGDMATNAAMVLAKPAKLKPRDIAEALAAHLQADPRVDLAEVAGPGFLNLRLATSVWDGVVQTALTDGAAFGQSSMGAGRKVNVEYVSANPTGPLHVGHTRGAVFGDALASLLAYAGHEVTREYYINDGGAQVDVLARSVYLRYLEAHGQEVAFPDGTYPGDYLVAVGEALKAKVGDAFVDKGEQFWLDDVRDFSTEAMMDLIRSDLAALGIEMDVFYSEKSLYGTGRIEAAIAELDDKGLIYEGVLEPPKGKKPEDWEPREQTLFKSTEHGDDVDRPVKKSDGAWTYFAPDIAYHYDKVSRGFDALIDVFGADHGGYVKRMKAAVSALSDGKVPVDIKLTQLVKLTKNGEPFKMSKRAGTFITLRDVVDQVGPDVTRFVMLTRKQDAPLDFDLDKVLEQSKDNPVFYVQYAHARVCSVLRKAQDAGWDMSDAVLAKADLSGNTHEAELTLAAKLAEWPRLVEIAARTNEPHRIAFYLYELAGELHALWNRGNDVPELRFLQDSEAASLPKIALARATAIVISAGLGILGVTPATEMR from the coding sequence ATGAACCTGTTTTCAGATATCCGCGCGCTGGTGATTGCCGCGCTCGACACCATGGTGGCCGAGGGCGTTTTGCCCGAGGGGTTGGACTTTGCCAATGTGGCGGTCGAGCCGCCGCGCGACGCGGCGCATGGCGATATGGCGACCAATGCGGCCATGGTTCTGGCCAAGCCCGCCAAGCTGAAGCCCCGCGATATCGCGGAGGCCCTGGCGGCGCATTTGCAGGCCGACCCTCGGGTGGATTTGGCCGAGGTCGCGGGGCCGGGCTTTTTGAATCTGCGGTTGGCAACATCCGTGTGGGACGGCGTGGTGCAGACGGCGTTGACGGATGGCGCCGCGTTTGGCCAGTCCTCCATGGGCGCGGGCCGGAAGGTGAATGTGGAATATGTCTCCGCCAACCCGACGGGGCCGCTGCATGTGGGCCACACCCGCGGGGCGGTGTTTGGCGACGCTTTGGCCTCCTTGCTGGCCTATGCGGGCCACGAGGTGACGCGGGAATATTACATCAACGACGGCGGCGCGCAGGTCGATGTTTTGGCGCGGTCGGTCTATTTGCGTTATCTGGAGGCACATGGTCAGGAGGTGGCGTTCCCCGATGGCACCTATCCCGGCGACTATCTGGTCGCCGTCGGTGAGGCGTTGAAGGCTAAGGTCGGCGACGCCTTTGTGGACAAGGGCGAGCAGTTTTGGCTGGATGACGTGCGCGACTTCTCAACAGAAGCCATGATGGATTTGATCCGGTCCGATCTTGCCGCTTTGGGCATCGAAATGGACGTGTTTTATTCGGAAAAGTCGCTCTACGGCACCGGCCGGATTGAGGCCGCCATTGCCGAGCTGGACGACAAGGGCCTGATCTACGAGGGCGTGCTGGAGCCGCCCAAAGGCAAGAAGCCGGAGGACTGGGAGCCGCGCGAACAGACGCTGTTCAAGTCAACCGAACACGGCGACGATGTGGACCGGCCTGTCAAGAAATCGGACGGGGCGTGGACCTATTTCGCGCCCGACATTGCTTATCATTATGATAAGGTTTCCAGAGGGTTCGACGCCCTTATTGATGTGTTTGGCGCCGATCACGGCGGCTACGTCAAACGCATGAAAGCGGCGGTGTCGGCGCTGTCTGACGGCAAGGTGCCGGTCGACATTAAGCTGACCCAGCTGGTGAAGCTGACCAAGAACGGCGAGCCCTTCAAGATGTCGAAACGCGCCGGCACCTTCATCACGTTGCGCGACGTGGTCGATCAGGTAGGCCCCGATGTGACCCGCTTCGTCATGCTGACCCGCAAGCAGGACGCGCCGCTGGATTTCGATCTGGACAAGGTGCTGGAGCAGTCCAAAGACAACCCGGTTTTCTACGTGCAATACGCCCATGCGCGGGTGTGCTCGGTCTTGCGCAAGGCGCAGGACGCGGGCTGGGACATGTCCGACGCGGTGCTGGCCAAGGCCGATCTGTCTGGCAACACGCATGAGGCCGAGCTGACGTTGGCCGCAAAGCTGGCCGAATGGCCGCGGTTGGTCGAAATTGCCGCCCGCACGAACGAGCCGCACCGCATCGCGTTCTACCTCTATGAGCTGGCCGGAGAACTGCACGCGCTGTGGAACCGGGGCAACGACGTGCCCGAATTGCGGTTCTTGCAGGACTCTGAGGCCGCATCCTTGCCAAAAATTGCGCTCGCACGTGCCACGGCGATTGTTATTTCCGCAGGTCTTGGTATTCTGGGCGTAACTCCGGCTACCGAGATGCGCTGA
- a CDS encoding M48 family metallopeptidase codes for MIKLTPILLAILYAYVSYRFSAWNTRRMLNAKSTRLADPTLEQMNKDMARALDVPQINVHIFEVEPVNGLAAPDGRIFITRGFYNKYKAGDVSAEELASVIAHELGHVALGHSRRRMIDFSGQNAIRVVLASLLGRLIPFAGVWLANMLTTMLAAKLSRRDEYEADAYASALLTKAGIGTGPQKTLFEKLDMLSAGMGGATPAWLLSHPKTAERIAAIEENEAKWGVT; via the coding sequence ATGATCAAGCTCACCCCCATCCTGCTGGCCATCCTCTATGCATATGTGTCCTACCGCTTCTCGGCGTGGAACACGCGGCGGATGCTGAATGCCAAATCCACCCGGTTGGCCGACCCGACACTGGAGCAGATGAACAAGGACATGGCCCGCGCGTTGGATGTGCCGCAGATCAACGTTCATATTTTCGAGGTTGAGCCCGTCAACGGGCTGGCCGCGCCGGATGGGCGCATCTTCATCACGCGGGGGTTTTACAACAAGTACAAAGCTGGCGATGTCAGCGCAGAGGAACTGGCCTCCGTCATCGCCCATGAGCTGGGGCACGTGGCGCTGGGCCATAGCCGCCGCCGGATGATCGACTTCTCCGGCCAGAATGCGATACGCGTCGTGCTGGCCTCGTTGCTGGGCCGCCTGATCCCTTTTGCGGGTGTCTGGTTGGCCAATATGCTGACCACAATGCTGGCCGCCAAGCTGTCGCGCCGTGACGAGTATGAGGCGGACGCCTATGCCTCCGCCCTGCTGACCAAAGCAGGCATCGGGACCGGGCCGCAGAAAACATTGTTTGAAAAGCTGGACATGTTGTCGGCGGGGATGGGCGGGGCAACCCCTGCCTGGCTGCTAAGCCATCCCAAAACAGCGGAGCGTATCGCCGCCATTGAAGAAAACGAGGCGAAGTGGGGCGTGACCTGA
- a CDS encoding deoxyguanosinetriphosphate triphosphohydrolase, with the protein MTRANYACHPEDSRGRLYPEQESTFRSCFQRDRDRIIHASAFRRLKHKTQVFIEHEGDYFRTRLTHSIEVAQVARTIAGVLGLNEELTEAVALAHDLGHTPFGHTGEEALDALMTPYGGFDHNAQALKIVTSLERHYAEWDGLNLTWEALEGIAKHNGPVTGDLPYALSEYSARHDLELGTYASAEAQVAALADDIAYNNHDLHDGLRAELFSTDELAELPLVGPCFARVDELYPGLNYYRRRHEALRRFFGILVEDVIAVAKARLNALGPSSVVDIRAAGKPMVQFSPEIWEQLKVIRRFLFERMYRAPAVVEMRVQVTQVVDELFPLFMSQPDLLPKQWRKDVEDAAGEVELARIVADYIAGMTDRFALQEHARLIGGIEADSYVMGQP; encoded by the coding sequence ATGACGCGGGCAAACTACGCGTGCCACCCCGAAGACAGCCGGGGCAGGCTTTATCCTGAGCAGGAAAGCACCTTCCGCAGCTGCTTTCAGCGCGACCGGGACCGCATCATTCACGCCTCCGCCTTCCGGCGCTTGAAGCACAAGACACAAGTGTTCATCGAACATGAGGGCGATTATTTCCGCACCCGGCTGACCCATTCCATCGAGGTGGCGCAGGTGGCGCGCACCATCGCGGGCGTTTTGGGCCTGAACGAAGAACTGACCGAGGCTGTCGCCCTGGCCCATGATCTGGGCCATACCCCCTTTGGCCACACGGGCGAAGAGGCGCTGGACGCGTTGATGACCCCTTATGGCGGGTTTGACCACAACGCGCAGGCGCTGAAAATCGTGACCTCGCTGGAACGCCACTACGCGGAATGGGACGGGTTGAACCTCACCTGGGAAGCCCTTGAAGGCATTGCGAAACATAACGGGCCGGTTACGGGCGATTTGCCCTACGCATTGTCCGAATATTCTGCGCGTCACGATCTGGAATTGGGCACCTATGCCAGTGCCGAGGCGCAGGTCGCGGCCCTTGCCGACGACATCGCCTATAACAACCACGACCTGCATGACGGGCTGCGGGCCGAGCTGTTTTCCACCGACGAGCTGGCCGAGTTGCCGTTGGTGGGTCCGTGCTTTGCCCGGGTAGATGAGCTTTACCCCGGGCTGAACTACTACCGCCGCCGCCATGAGGCGCTGCGCCGGTTCTTCGGCATTCTGGTGGAAGATGTGATCGCCGTGGCAAAAGCGCGTTTGAACGCGCTTGGCCCGTCATCGGTGGTCGACATTCGTGCAGCAGGCAAGCCGATGGTGCAATTCTCGCCCGAGATATGGGAGCAATTGAAAGTGATCCGCCGCTTCCTGTTTGAACGCATGTACCGCGCGCCTGCCGTGGTGGAGATGCGGGTGCAGGTCACTCAGGTGGTGGATGAGTTGTTTCCGTTGTTCATGTCGCAGCCTGACCTGCTGCCCAAGCAGTGGCGCAAGGATGTTGAGGACGCTGCGGGCGAGGTGGAACTGGCGCGCATCGTGGCCGATTACATTGCGGGCATGACCGACCGGTTTGCCTTGCAGGAACATGCCCGCCTGATCGGCGGGATCGAGGCCGACAGCTACGTGATGGGGCAGCCTTGA